The Cardiocondyla obscurior isolate alpha-2009 linkage group LG16, Cobs3.1, whole genome shotgun sequence genome segment ATCAgcgtttcaaaaataattcagacatattttttataaggtagttaaattatttaattattttttgaaaaacatttttgcaaGGGTAGAATATTTtcgttctaattaaataaaacaaattttacagATAAGAGATAAGGACTCGGAGGATTAGTGCCTGTcgatcttcttttcttctcaaGATCGTATAAACTTTGCCAggatattttttcttttttttccaagcaCAAGACACTTGCAAAAAACGTgggataataattaaatcaataatgCTTTGCAATATGAAGAATTTTAAGAGGTTTGATGATCCAGACGAAGATTGTTTTTATGTAATTAGGTGTCTTGTAGCTCTTAAGCGATTTTGGGGGCGTCCAACATATCACCAGTGTCAAATTTCACGAGGCATCTGATTGTTATGCTACTATAACGAAGAGAATTAGTTGAATCAGAGCTGTTGGCTCATTCTCATCAAAATGAAAATACTacagatattattatttttcataagtTCTTGGTGCAGCTTATGTGGTATGTTAATCagtcttttttaaatcttaattagTATTATGTACATTATCTCAttgcacatatttttttataatcattaatttaatacgtaaaTTCACATTTTCAATAATACGTACAAATTTCGGTGACTATAAAATGGTTTTAAGACTGTTCTAACAAAAtggtattaataaaaaaataatttaatcgatcaattactatattaattaaattttaatgttaatatatatatatatattgtctATTTCAGCTTATATTGACGCAGAAGAAGACGATGTTGTAGAACGAGGATGCAAAAGCCTGAAAAATACGCCACTTTTGgagcttaaaaaatttctcttttgcGATTACGATACCACTGTCCGTTCGAATCATCACAAATCAGTTACTAACGTAACTATTAAGCTCATCCCGAAGATGATGGAATTTGTAAGTGCACCGTTATAGATCGATAACTATAATAcgttaaaagtattttattcttaacacattattttaaagaaatattttttttttcgtgattaattaatataagaagaatttaattttatttgcagaacGGTGATGGTGTATTAAATCTTCATAGTTGGATGTTATACGTGagtcgaaaatattttttaattattgcattacattcctattttaataagatattttatcgataGTCTTGGACCGATGCATTCCTTACTTGGGTGCCGAGCGATTATAGTGGAATTACTTATATTCACGTGAAAGCCTACGATGTTTGGATACCTGATCTGTACATCTACAACTCGTATGTTATCTTTGTCGTTAACGAagagataatttataaatttaatcgaatataagaaaataattctttttcaactCTTTTAGTGGCGATTTATCGACTAATGATTACAACACAATTTACAACACGGAATGTTTGGTGCTTAATACGGGTTCTATCATTTGCATACCAGCTATAAAATACACTTCAAAATGCAGTCCGAATTTTACCTATTGGCCTCATGATCAGCACAAATGTCGTATTGTACTTGGTTCGTGGTCGCATACAGGAGAAGAGCTTGATGTTCATTTAGACGGAACTGGagtaaagaatttaattttattatacgtattattatattaaaataaaaaaggaacaaaCATTATCtaactatatttattttgcaggtTGACATGAGCAGTTACGAGAATAATACAGTATGGGATTTCAAATTGTTAAGTGCagaaaaaattgtgaaaaagtATAAATGTTGTCCAAACGATACTTTTCCGAGAAtcgattatacatttttattgacgCGACACCACGATATAAATCATAAATCTTATATCACGCCAGCCATTGGTAAggaattttttgtaaaatcgaACTTAGACGGTAAATCTAAATAAATGCCTTTTTTAGCTTTGATATTTCTCACTCTAACGGTGCTCTGGTTGGATTCAAGATCAGTTGAACGAATAGCCATTGCAAGCGTAAATTTTATCTGCCATCTACTCTGCATGTTCGATTTGCAGTGGATAATGCCGTACAATGGTGTTAATCCTCCTAATATAAGTGAGAAtcatacaaaattatataatataaattacaaataaattattaatgtaatttttatttatttcagtgTTATTTTACCGTGAATCTTTAGCATTGGCTACCTTTGCGTTAATTCTAACGGCTTTGTTACGTAAACTGCAAAATATGAGTTTGGATATGCCAAACTGGATGTTTTCTATAACAACGTTCATCTTAAGTAATAAAGCTGGTCGAATTCTGGTCTCGAATGATGAAGAATCTAAGATAGTAGGTGAAAGTATAGTGGCTGAAGATTCTTCAGATCTCCCAAAGTACAAAATGAAGATAAAAGAATCATCCTGGAGATATTTTGCTACTATTATCGAGTGGTTGTCATTCTTCTGCGTTATTTTAACTTATATCATCATCTTAATTATTCTTGTGCCTTCAGGAGTCGGAAAGTAATTCATAGTGTATCAAAACTATTcttcgtaatattaaaaattctttaaataatttgttttgtaaattaattttattaaaaatatatttctttcgggtttttttttgttaaagattaataaataatatattatttttaaaatgcacTTGATACTGTTactctttctatttttaattttgataatggTACTCTAACTCGAGCAATGCACATAATTTAGGGTattagtaattatattaaccaagaaaaaataatcattattaatataattaaattactgttttaaatttaattttcacgagAATTACGATcattttctattaattctGTATCTTTTAGCTTTAAAttagaagtaaaataatttaacgtgaAATCATGAAATCATCAGTTAAATAAAACCATTGA includes the following:
- the Nachra9 gene encoding nicotinic acetylcholine receptor alpha9 subunit — protein: MKILQILLFFISSWCSLCAYIDAEEDDVVERGCKSLKNTPLLELKKFLFCDYDTTVRSNHHKSVTNVTIKLIPKMMEFNGDGVLNLHSWMLYSWTDAFLTWVPSDYSGITYIHVKAYDVWIPDLYIYNSGDLSTNDYNTIYNTECLVLNTGSIICIPAIKYTSKCSPNFTYWPHDQHKCRIVLGSWSHTGEELDVHLDGTGVDMSSYENNTVWDFKLLSAEKIVKKYKCCPNDTFPRIDYTFLLTRHHDINHKSYITPAIALIFLTLTVLWLDSRSVERIAIASVNFICHLLCMFDLQWIMPYNGVNPPNIMLFYRESLALATFALILTALLRKLQNMSLDMPNWMFSITTFILSNKAGRILVSNDEESKIVGESIVAEDSSDLPKYKMKIKESSWRYFATIIEWLSFFCVILTYIIILIILVPSGVGK